One genomic window of Cannabis sativa cultivar Pink pepper isolate KNU-18-1 chromosome 2, ASM2916894v1, whole genome shotgun sequence includes the following:
- the LOC115719103 gene encoding protein neprosin-like, giving the protein MGMRGFSMVVIVLCTFLCYCESQEQPVELSRNELLEIENQLERLNKSSIKIIKTQYGDIYDCINFYEQPAFDHPLLKNHKYDFQMRPSSHPKLMVREDKPPKNVKEVSIKGEKCPTGYVPIRRTTKEDLIRAKLFTKSYTSRINSPPTFHHALVYTSDSTKKYNGGGTFASFYTLYNVTGSQYTFGRIKLQNGLDIIQAGWGVNPSVYGDNQTRIFIYFQAGEVSCFNTVCPGFVLVDPQPMIEMTLRETHPGTLPTWEIGINIYRDQITGNWWPQLGKNRDQIGYWPSSIFSGGLKDLATYIDWGGETYSPLGQIGPPMGSGLLLKQDTRYDAFCRFLTTINEGHIQEDAKNTKISSIDIDFYLVKDWGFHRNFGHVMTYGGPGPR; this is encoded by the exons ATGGGTATGAGGGGATTTTCGATGGTTGTAATTGTGTTGTGtacatttttatgttattgCGAATCTCAAGAACAACCAGTAGAATTATCAAGAAATGAACTTCTAGAAATAGAGAATCAACTTGAGCGACTGAACAAATCATCAATCAAGAttataaaa ACACAATATGGAGATATTTAtgattgtattaatttttacgAACAACCAGCATTTGATCATCCTTTATTGAAGAATCACAAATATGATTTTcag ATGCGACCTTCTTCTCATCCCAAATTGATGGTTAGGGAAGACAAGCCtccaaagaatgtgaaagaagTATCAATAAAGGGTGAAAAATGTCCAACTGGGTATGTTCCAATAAGAAGAACTACTAAGGAAGATCTGATCAGAGCCAAACTATTTACAAAGTCTTATACCTCAAGAATTAATTCTCCTCCTACTTTTCAT CATGCACTTGTTTACACATCTGATTCAACCAAGAAATACAATGGAGGTGGAACATTTGCAAGTTTTTACACACTATATAATGTCACTGGCTCACAATATACTTTTGGTCGAATCAAATTACAAAATGGACTAGATATCATTCAAGCTGGTTGGGGA GTAAATCCTAGTGTATACGGGGATAATCAAACTCGGATCTTCATATATTTTCAG GCTGGCGAAGTATCTTGTTTCAACACAGTGTGTCCAGGGTTCGTTTTGGTTGATCCCCAACCTATGATTGAAATGACTCTAAGAGAAACTCATCCTGGTACTTTACCTACATGGGAAATTGGTATCAATATTTATcgg GATCAAATTACTGGAAATTGGTGGCCTCAACTTGGAAAGAATCGTGATCAAATTGGATATTGGCCATCAAGCATATTTAGTGGTGGATTGAAAGACTTGGCTACATATATTGATTGGGGAGGAGAAACTTACAGTCCACTTGGTCAAATCGGTCCTCCAATGGGCTCTGGTTTACTTCTAAAACAAGATACTCGTTATGACGCATTTTGTAGATTTTTAACAACTATAAATGAGGGGCACATACAAGAAGAtgctaaaaatacaaaaatttctTCTATCGACATTGACTTTTATTTAGTTAAAGATTGGGGATTTCATCGTAACTTTGGACATGTCATGACATATGGTGGCCCTGGTCCTAGATAA
- the LOC115718455 gene encoding exonuclease V, chloroplastic, with product MSCFWPWQLQRSYFSKLTGSTKMTESALYNDDEEHHHQKYCTHISKIPIEIVTEEEMVLLEAAMVSARSCISSSAIPVLRHSHLHTHVRSIQSITALSKRGFPGSKEPDMEDLGDFRNTQKKSRLLDSYYLRFRRNKGLFVTDFTDTEWCEKQKEFSLLGKRYVNKAMKKGIARHAKLEEEVVKKVKVTVKSVEDRWALKFLNFIIGVNQLLFEGLTRELPLVSFVEGVWIVGVIDEIRMPITETDKHPLLVDTKTRVRPTLPSEPQRRNGRFQLMCYKRMWDSLVSDNFPTKKFFDFYNLNPYNNLSEEIVDRTRNVGFPAQTLEDVMKYYSNTCSVLPLAYDNMLLRYESQQDNSLLGEDEFAYDLDWLQKQIHVSLEFWHGKREASYTPEEERWKCRFCQFANECPGNSNGSSSSPSSPTDLTPSSPTDLTPSSPTNSTPDNNSSC from the exons ATGAGTTGCTTCTGGCCGTGGCAACTCCAACGGTCATATTTCTCCAAACTCACCGGATCAACCAAAATGACCGAGTCAGCTCTCTATAACGACGACGAAGAACACCACCACCAAAAATACTGTACCCATATCTCCAAAATCCCAATCGAAATCGTGACTGAGGAAGAAATGGTTCTACTCGAAGCTGCCATGGTTTCTGCTCGCTCTTGCATCTCCTCCTCGGCCATCCCTGTTCTTCGTCACTCTCATCTTCATACCCATGTTAGGTCCATTCAGTCAATTACTGCTCTTTCAAAAAGGGGTTTTCCGGGCTCTAAAGAACCGGATATGGAGGATTTGGGTGATTTCAGAAATACCCAGAAGAAAAGCCGGTTGCTTGACTCGTATTATCTTCGGTTTCGGAGGAATAAAGGCTTGTTCGTTACTGATTTTACTGACACG GAATGGTGTGAAAAACAAAAGGAGTTCAGTCTACTCGGCAAGCGATATGTCAATAAGGCTATGAAAAAGGGTATTGCTCGCCAtgccaagcttgaagaagaG GTTGTTAAAAAAGTGAAGGTTACTGTGAAGTCAGTTGAAGATAGATGggctttgaagtttttaaattttataattggtgtaaatcaattattatttgaaGGGTTAACACGTGAGCTCCCATT AGTAAGTTTTGTAGAAGGTGTTTGGATTGTGGGAGTGATCGATGAAATTCGAATGCCTATTACAGAAACTGATAAACATCCTTTACTAGTTGACACGAAGACTCGTGTTCGACCCACACTTCCTTCCGAACCACAGCGAAGAAACGGAAGGTTTCAATTAATGTGTTACAAGCGTATGTGGGATAGTTTAGTGAGTGATAATTTCCCAACCAAAAAGTTTTTTGACTTCTATAACTTGAATCCCTATAACAATTTGTCTGAAGAAATCGTTGACAGAACACGAAATGTTGGATTCCCTGCGCAG ACCCTAGAGGATGTGATGAAGTACTACTCAAATACATGTAGTGTGTTACCTCTTGCTTATGACAACATGTTATTAAG ATATGAGTCCCAGCAAGACAATTCACTGCTCGGTGAAGATGAGTTTGCGTATGACTTAGATTggcttcagaaacaaatccatgtTAGTCTTGAGTTCTGGCATGGAAAGCGGGAAGCAAGTTACACTCCCGAGGAAGAGCGTTGGAAATGTCGGTTCTGTCAATTCGCTAATGAATGTCCTGGAAATAGTAACGGTAGCTCTTCAAGCCCTTCAAGCCCTACTGACTTAACCCCTTCAAGCCCTACCGACTTAACCCCTTCAAGTCCTACAAATTCAACGCCTGACAATAATTCAAGCTGCTAG
- the LOC115719549 gene encoding vicilin-like seed storage protein At2g28490 yields MGRIKLTLLVLMLVLSYGVLGIMGFDEDEDWTREKERKKEEEREKEREREDERGELPFILRDSKHVMKTDAGEMRVMRSSDSKFAQGPLRIGFITMEPKTLFLPQYLDSELTIFIRRGEVKLGFIYKDQLAERKLKTGDVYRISAGSAFYLVNTGEGQRLHIICSFDTSESLRIGTFQSFFLGGGTNPASILSGFDSEILENAFNVTHAELKEILSSQQEGPIVYIPDSRSPKTWAKFLQLKQEDKLQHLKKIVGFHQGEEEEDEEELEEDINQEQNQKTTWSWRKLLDSLFANRDKKTKDYKGKGKSPDSYNLYDGKKGFKNNYGWSIALDEFSYSPLRKSGCGVYLVNLTAGSMMAPHLNPKATEYGIILKGTGMIQVVYPNGTSAMNTEVKEGDVFWVPRYFPFCQIASRAGPMEFFGFTTSARKNRPQFLVGASSILRSMRGPELAAAFGLSLERLGNLTSYQRESVILPTSAASPPVKLAKPIRSLKE; encoded by the exons ATGGGAAGAATCAAATTGACCCTTCTGGTTCTGATGCTTGTGTTGAGCTATGGAGTATTGGGAATAATGGGctttgatgaagatgaagattgGACTAGGGAGAAGGAAAGGAAGAAGGAAGaggaaagagaaaaagaaagagaaagggaaGATGAAAGAGGAGAGCTTCCCTTCATATTGAGAGACTCAAAGCATGTGATGAAAACTGATGCAGGGGAGATGAGAGTGATGAGGAGCTCTGATAGTAAATTTGCTCAAGGACCATTGAGAATTGGGTTCATTACTATGGAGCCAAAGACCCTTTTCCTCCCTCAGTATCTTGATTCTGAATTGACCATCTTTATCCGCAGAG GAGAAGTAAAACTAGGTTTCATATACAAGGATCAACTGGCTGAGAGGAAATTAAAGACCGGAGATGTGTACAGGATTTCAGCTGGCTCAGCATTTTATCTTGTCAACACAGGAGAAGGGCAAAGACTTCATATCATTTGTAGCTTTGACACCTCTGAGAGTCTGAGAATTGGAACTTTTCAG TCTTTCTTCCTTGGTGGAGGAACCAACCCAGCATCTATACTCTCAGGATTCGACTCAGAAATTCTTGAAAACGCATTTAAT GTAACACATGCAGAACTTAAGGAGATTTTAAGTAGTCAACAAGAAGGTCCAATAGTATACATACCAGATTCTCGATCACCAAAAACATGGGCCAAATTTCTTCAGCTGAAACAAGAAGACAAGCTTCAACACCTTAAGAAAATTGTAGGGTTTCatcaaggagaagaagaagaagacgaagaagaattGGAAGAAGACATAAACCAAGAACAAAATCAGAAAACAACTTGGTCTTGGAGAAAGCTTCTTGATTCTCTATTTGCAAATagagataagaaaactaaagaTTACAAAGGCAAAGGAAAATCACCAGACTCTTACAATCTATACGATGGCAAGAAAGGCTTCAAAAACAACTATGGCTGGAGCATCGCACTCGACGAGTTTTCCTATTCTCCTCTCAGGAAATCCGGCTGCGGTGTCTATCTCGTCAATCTCACAGCG GGATCGATGATGGCGCCTCACCTGAATCCAAAAGCTACAGAATACGGAATCATACTAAAAGGAACAGGAATGATCCAAGTCGTTTACCCTAACGGGACCTCAGCGATGAACACGGAGGTGAAAGAAGGCGACGTGTTCTGGGTCCCAAGATACTTCCCGTTCTGTCAGATCGCGTCTCGTGCCGGTCCGATGGAGTTTTTCGGGTTCACTACCTCGGCTCGGAAGAATCGGCCTCAGTTTCTGGTCGGGGCTAGCTCGATCCTCCGATCAATGAGAGGTCCGGAGCTGGCGGCGGCTTTTGGTTTGAGCTTAGAGAGATTAGGGAACTTGACGTCATATCAACGTGAATCTGTGATTCTGCCGACGTCGGCGGCTTCGCCGCCGGTGAAGCTGGCTAAGCCGATAAGGAGCTTGAAGGAATAa